GAGGTAGGGGACCCGCTCGTAGGTCTCCAGCTCCGGGTGCACCAGCACTCCGTTGTCCGTGGCTGCCTGGATGGGGTCGAACACCGCCGGGAGTTCCCGGTACTTGGCGGTGATCTGGAGCATCCCCTCCTCCGCCGCCTCCTCCGTCTCCGCCACCACCAGGGCGATGGGTTCCCCCACGTAGCGCACCTTGCGGATGGCCAGGGGGGTGCGGTCCTGGAGGTAGAGGCCGAAGCGATGGACGAACTGATCTCCCGTGATGACCTTGACCACCCCGGGGACCTTCAGGGCGCCGGAGACGTCGATGGAGAGGATCTCCCCGTGGGCCACGGTGGAGCGGGCCGCCCGGGCGTGGAGCAGCTCCGAACCGAACCGAAGGTCATCGGTGAACTGCAGGGTCCCGGCGGCCTTCTCCACGTCGTACTGGCGGGGGACCCACTTGCCCACCCCGTCGTTGGTGATGGTCTGCTTCATGGCCGTCCCCCCTTATCCCTGTTCCTTCATCAGCGCCGCCGCCTTGCGCACCGCCCGGAAGATGCCCGTGTACCCGGTGCACCGGCAGAGGTTCCCCGAGAGCCCCACGCGAATCTGTTCGTCCGTGGGTTCCGGGTGGCGACGCAGCAGGTCCACCACCGACAGGATCATGCCGGGGGTGCAGAAGCCGCACTGGATGGCCCCCTCGTCGATGAAGGCCTGCTGCACCGGATGCAGCTCCCCCTTGGGGCCCAGGAGCCCCTCCGTGGTGACCACGGAGCGCCCCTCCGCCTCCAGGGCCAGGACCATGCAGGATTTCTGGAGGACGTCGTCCAGCAGCACCGTGCAGGTGCCGCACTCCCCCTCTTCGCAGCCCCGCTTGACGCTGGTGACGCCGTGCTCCCGCAGGGCCCGCAGCAAGGTGGTGCGAGGCTCCACCTCCAGGGTCACGGGCTTGCCGTTGAGGGTGAACGAAACGGATCGTTTCGACATGTTCAGGACCTCCTACAGCCTTTCCAGGCAGGCGCGGACCGCCTTCTTGGTGAGTTCTGCCACCATGGAGAGCCGATACTCCCGGCTGGCCCGCACGTCCGTGATGGGGTTCACCGCCCCCGCCGCCTCCTGGGCGACCCGATCCAGCAGGGCCTCGTCGGGGTTGCGCACCCCCCGCAGGAGGGCCTCCGCCTTGGCGGCCCGCACCGGGACGGGAGCCACGGCGCCGTAGGCCAGGCGGAACTCAAGCCCCCCGGGGGCGTCCACGACCAGACAGGCCACCCCCACCTGGGCCAGGTCCAGGGCGTTGCGCCGCCCCAGCTTGATGTAGCATCCCGCGCAGGGGCCAGAGGGCACGGGAAAGGTCGCCCGGGTGACGATCTCCCCCCGGGCCAGGACGTTGCGCCGAGGTCCGGTGATGAAGTCCCGCATGGGCACCTGCCGGGACCCTCCCGGGCCCGCCAGGTGCAGTACCCCCTCGTGGGCACAGGAGGGGGGGATCAGGTCCCCCGAGGGCACGGAGGCGCAGAGGTTCCCCACCAGGGTGGCCTTGTTGCGGATCACGTGGTCCGAGTGGGAGAGAGCGGCGTCCAGCAGGGCGGGGAAGAGCCCCGCCTGGGGGTGCTCCGCCAGCTCGTTCAGGGTGGCGCAGGCCCCCACGGAGAGCCCCTCCCGGGGGTCGAAGGCGATCCCCCGCAGCTCCGGGATGGCGGAAAGGTCCACCACCAGCCCCGGCCGCACCGCGTGTTTCTTCATCCACACCAGCAGGTCCGTGCCCCCCGCCTTGGCCATGGGGGCCCGCCCGTCCTCCGCCAGAAGCCGCACCGCTTCCGCCAGGGTCCGGGGTCGTTCCATCTCAAAGGAAAGCATGCACTCAACTCCCCCCAGCAACAAAAAAGGGGCGTCCCACGTGGAGACGCCCCCGCCGACCCTCTATTCCTCCGCGAAGGCCACGATGCGGCTGATGCAGGACTCCCCGCCCACGAACTTCCAGGGGAAACAGCCGATGGTGACCCGCTTGCCCGACAGGAGGTCGATGTCCCCGCCCAGGCACTCCGCGTGGATGATGTTGTGGGGGAACAGCTCGATGTGCATGAGCTGGTAGTCCTCGGGAGGGAAGAAGTCGTCCAGCCCCTTGCCGTACTTGCCCTTCAGGTGGGCGTCCGCCAGCTTGGCGTACTGGGGCATCCACTCCCGGATCTTCGTGTTCATGGGATGGTCCGCGGAACCGCAGTCCACCCCGAGCCACTTGATCTTGCGCTTCTCGCACCAGTGGGCGAACTCCAGGGTGGGACCGGGGTGCTTGATCATGTAGCGGATCTCGTCCGCCTCGGGCTGGTCCCATCCGTACTTGTGGTAGCCCGTGTTGATGATCAGGATGTCCCCGTCGTGCACCTCCGCCCGGTCCTCGATGTCCTTGCTGCCGTAGATGCCGTAGTCCTCCGCCATGTCGGAGAGGTCCACCACCACGCCGGGGCCCACCAGGTAGTTCTTCAGCTCCAGGCTGGCGATGTCTCCCCCGTGGGTGCAGAAGTGCAGGGGACCGTCCAGGTGGGTGCCCACGTGGTTGGAGTGGGTGAGCAGCTGGCCGTTGGCGCCGTTGGGAGCCAGGCGCTTGAAGAACTTGATCTGCAGGGGCTCATAGGTGGGCCATGCAGGGGTCAGGTGGCTGATGGGGATGGACAGGTCGTACACCTTCAGGTCGTTCCAGTTCTTCAGTTCCCAGTTGTTGCTCATGGCTTCGCGCCTCCTTAGTGGTTGTGTGGGGTCTTTCCCGAATCGGCGGGATCCCGCCGGAGTTACCGCGTTCTTAGTCCTCCAGGTACTTCTCCACGAAGGCCTCGGCAGCCTTGGTGAAGGCCTCGGCGGGCATGCGGACGATCCCCGCCCCCACCTGCCCCTTGCCGGGCTCCTTGTTGGCCGCCCCCGTGTCCAGCACCGGGGTGATGCCCGTCTCCGCCACCTTGAGCACGTCGATCCCCGTGGGGGTCCCCCGGAAGTTCAGGGAGGGGATGGAGTACATGGTGTTCTCCCCCAGGGTGATCTCGTACATCTCCAGGGTGTACTTCGCCGCGTCTGCGGGGGTGCCGCCGATGAACTGCACGATGGCGGGAGCGGCGGCCAGGGCGAACCCGCCCACCCCCAGGGTCTCCATGATGGCGCTGTCCCCGATGTCCCGGTTCACGTCGTCCTTGGTGAAGCCAGGGAAGAGGAGCACGTCCGGCAGGGCGGCCTGACAGGTGAACCACCGACGCCCCAGGCCGGAGACCTGGATGCCCATGTCCGTGCCGTTGCGGGCCATGATGGTGACCAGGGAGGAACCCTCCACGTCGTGGGCCGCCTCGGTGCTGGCCTTGGCGGCGGCCATGGCCAGGTTGAGGAAGAAGTGGTCGTTCTTGTCGATGAAGCGCAAGACCTCCGCCAGATCCCGGCAGTTGGGCACCGCCTCGATCAGGAAGGGGGTGAGGGCCCGGAGGAACAGGCTGGTGCCAGCCTTGTTCCGGTTGTGCATCTCGTCTCCCATGTGCAGGGCCTGGGCGATGAGGTTCTTCAGGTCGATGCCCCCCTGCACCTCCGCAGCCTTGCGGATCCCCGCGTGGAGGTTGGGGTAGAGGACGTGGAGCATCCACTTGAGGTGTTCGATCACCTCCGGGGCGAAAGCCCCCATGCGCATGACCTTCCCCAGCCCCTCGTTCATGCTGCAGTAGGCCTTGTTGCCCCGATCCCGGTTCTCGATGACGAACACGGGCATGTTGGGGCTGGTGACCCCCGCCATGGGCCCCACGGCGTGGTGGTGGTGGCAGGGGTCGAAGGAGATCTGCCCGCTCGCCGCCACCCTCTGGGCCTCCTCGGGATCCGCGGCCCACCCCTCGTAGAGGCACGCCGCCATCACCGCCCCCCTCATGGGGCCGGACATGCGCTCCCAGGTGATGGGGGGCCCCGCGTGGAGCAGGGTCTTCTCCCCCATGCCGGGGATCACGTCCTTCGCCAGCCCCATG
The sequence above is drawn from the Aminomonas paucivorans DSM 12260 genome and encodes:
- a CDS encoding (2Fe-2S)-binding protein; amino-acid sequence: MSKRSVSFTLNGKPVTLEVEPRTTLLRALREHGVTSVKRGCEEGECGTCTVLLDDVLQKSCMVLALEAEGRSVVTTEGLLGPKGELHPVQQAFIDEGAIQCGFCTPGMILSVVDLLRRHPEPTDEQIRVGLSGNLCRCTGYTGIFRAVRKAAALMKEQG
- a CDS encoding YlbE family protein codes for the protein MVDIEQANREALSRLLSAQPVLTDMGLAKDVIPGMGEKTLLHAGPPITWERMSGPMRGAVMAACLYEGWAADPEEAQRVAASGQISFDPCHHHHAVGPMAGVTSPNMPVFVIENRDRGNKAYCSMNEGLGKVMRMGAFAPEVIEHLKWMLHVLYPNLHAGIRKAAEVQGGIDLKNLIAQALHMGDEMHNRNKAGTSLFLRALTPFLIEAVPNCRDLAEVLRFIDKNDHFFLNLAMAAAKASTEAAHDVEGSSLVTIMARNGTDMGIQVSGLGRRWFTCQAALPDVLLFPGFTKDDVNRDIGDSAIMETLGVGGFALAAAPAIVQFIGGTPADAAKYTLEMYEITLGENTMYSIPSLNFRGTPTGIDVLKVAETGITPVLDTGAANKEPGKGQVGAGIVRMPAEAFTKAAEAFVEKYLED
- a CDS encoding FAD binding domain-containing protein produces the protein MERPRTLAEAVRLLAEDGRAPMAKAGGTDLLVWMKKHAVRPGLVVDLSAIPELRGIAFDPREGLSVGACATLNELAEHPQAGLFPALLDAALSHSDHVIRNKATLVGNLCASVPSGDLIPPSCAHEGVLHLAGPGGSRQVPMRDFITGPRRNVLARGEIVTRATFPVPSGPCAGCYIKLGRRNALDLAQVGVACLVVDAPGGLEFRLAYGAVAPVPVRAAKAEALLRGVRNPDEALLDRVAQEAAGAVNPITDVRASREYRLSMVAELTKKAVRACLERL
- a CDS encoding cyclase family protein produces the protein MSNNWELKNWNDLKVYDLSIPISHLTPAWPTYEPLQIKFFKRLAPNGANGQLLTHSNHVGTHLDGPLHFCTHGGDIASLELKNYLVGPGVVVDLSDMAEDYGIYGSKDIEDRAEVHDGDILIINTGYHKYGWDQPEADEIRYMIKHPGPTLEFAHWCEKRKIKWLGVDCGSADHPMNTKIREWMPQYAKLADAHLKGKYGKGLDDFFPPEDYQLMHIELFPHNIIHAECLGGDIDLLSGKRVTIGCFPWKFVGGESCISRIVAFAEE